The Chaetodon auriga isolate fChaAug3 chromosome 2, fChaAug3.hap1, whole genome shotgun sequence genome segment AGCCTCAATAGCTGAACATAAAGTATGAACATAGGGCTATGCCGCAGGCCTCCAGTATTTAGGAAACATGGATTTGCTCTTCCCTCCCACTTTGTCCTCAGTGGGTTCAGACGTTGCCTGTAGCTGTGGCTGCATACagtcaggaaaaacaaagattatCTATCAGGAAGATGAATCACTCAatagcaaaacaaaaaaccagCCCGTGGTTCCGGTCTACAGGAGCTGGACATGATCTGGTGTAGAACAAGGTTTAAATCTGTCTCAGATGGGacattatgtgtgttttcttgttacAGCACTACATTCAGTGCATAGGTATGCTGATACGGAGTGATGGGCAGCATTCATGGCTCAAtgcaatgctttttttttttttttttaattgttaacATCTTTATaactttacagtgtttttacattCTGTTGGATAGGCAGGGGGCGAGGTTGGGGGAGTGAGTCTGCCTGATGCTTCTGGTGCTGTTGGCACAATCTCCTTTATTGCAGGAATGCCTTTTCGGCCCAGTAGGCCTGTGCACAGGATATTATCCGTACTGAATACAGGTTAGAGGCTCTCAAGAGGTGTCTTGATTATCCCCTAAATTAAAAACCACGCCGGTTTGTTTATGGTTGCAGTTTTACGGTTTATTTTCTTCCGCTGAGTTTTCTGGAAGACAagatgctgcagcttcaggctCGAGGTTctgcagcctgttacagcatCACGATGCACGCGAGATGAGTGGCCACCAGTCATCACAGGTGTCACCAGATCCACTGGAAATTCAGCGCTCCTCAAGCTCAAATGGCCTTTTAATGGGCCGACACACCTGAGTATAAAGCACACCGCGTGTAGCCAGCTAATAAAATTACAATCATGCACGAGGTGACGTGACAGGGTGACGGACAGGCTTTTTGGAGGCGGAGGCGATGCGGAGTTTATTGCGCTGAATCCTCGATTTTTATAGATCAGGACTAGTCGTCGTATACCTGTTAAACCAGGGTGGGCTGTGTTCAAATCATGGACCATTTACCAGTTTATCGTCAGTTTAATTTAACGCACCAGGAGTGGAtgctgttgctatggttacccCCAGTTTGTGCACCCCGCGCACTGGTTGACAGAGGTGATGAACTGATGGCTGGATCCTCTCCTGGTATACGATATCAACGTGACCTTAGCATAGCTGAATATCCCCGTGACGGTCTGATTCCCTGTTAAAATCCGCAACACGTCCATAAAATTGTTTTTGCGATGCGTCTGGACACTGAAATGCTGTGTGCTTGCTTGCCCTGCAGCCATCGCAACCCTTTAAGTATTTTATAATATAAACCTCAGCCAGTCATGACACAACATTGCTTTTTACTGGACTGGAAACAAACAGGGCCACTGATGAGCTTCGTGTATTCAGACAGAGTGGCCCAGCGTTAGAGCGATGTTTCACACCGAACAGCGGAAAGTGCTGCTCCTCGAGACCGCAAACAGCCTCAGGAGAACTTCCCTGTTGCTGAGTCTGGGGGTACTGGTCTCAAGGAAGCCCGCCGTCCCTGGTAGCAGGAAAAAGCGTCAGAGTGAGAGCTCCCTGCTCTCCCCGCTCTCTGCGGTGTAACCGGATcagggcagagcagagggacGTACAGGAGGCTTGTTTGCGTCCAAATGAGCCAATGAGACCGGCTTTACATTAGACTGACAGTCTGACTCAGCGAGCCCGGAGACGCCATCCCAGTTTGACAACCGTCCGGCAGCCAATACGGAGCCACGAGGGACAGGAGCGGAGGGAAAAACCAAAATACGAATTTGGCTTCTTGTAGGTCAAAAGTTACCTGTCACCTGTGGTACGGTAGAATCCGTTGGAGGGAAAGCGGGAATCAACGATGGCACTGTCTCAGCTCCTGGACGAGTCACCTCTGAGGTTGGGTTCAAAACACACCGGGGCCGACGACCTGAACCTGCAAGAGTTGTACAACGAGAGACACCGGCTagctctggaggagctgctgtcagGGGGGCTCGACAACTTTCTGGACTTCCTCAAGAAAGAAACGATGCCCAACTTTCTGTCGGACGAGGAGATCCAGCGGATCCGGAGCGCCGCCGTGCCCCTGCGGTGTGTGTCCCTGCACGGCGAGGACCAGGCGCTGGAGCAGTCGCTCAGCAGCTCCGTGGACTGCTCTTCCGTCACCTATTTCCCCGAGGTTTCTGACGTGGAGCCGCCGCTGTTGGAGATGGGCTGGCCCGCCTTCACCGCCGGCTCATACCGGGGAGTCACACGGGCCGTGGCGCACTTCCAGCCCAGCTACGGGGAGTGCATATATAGCTGCAAGGAGGCTGCGAGGCGTATGATTAAAAGTGCCAGAGAGGTATGCACGAACTATTAAAAACCCAGCTGCATACTGGTTTAACATATAATTACCCTTTATGATTAGGTATCATTTGGAAAGTGATCattatttcatgaaaaaaaaaagaacccaACCCTATCCTGCAGGCCCTGGTTCCATATTGTcagtatttatttcttattttgatATTGCCGAAGGGACAGACATCATAATACCCAGCTGTCGTCTGTGATTGTATTTCTACTCTATTGTAATATACTATACTTCATATATTTAGTATTTTCTAGGCCTAATTGCTAGTGTGTGGTATCATCCTGAAACAGGATTAATATTTttgcaaaatgaataaaataaccCCCCCCCATGCCCACCACatagcaaagtgtgtgtgtgtgtgtgtgtgtgtgtgtgtgtgtgtatacacagtCACTTAATAAACCGTTTTTGGAGGGAAAATTTTCTTTGTATCATCCTTAAAATACATGCCAGATTGTCCCTGTGGAATTTCCTTGATCAGCCTGAAATTCACAAGTTCAGGCGTTTGAAATCTTCATCAGAAAGACAGTAGTGACCAAAAGGATAGAGCAAACAAAAACCCGGCATGAATATTCATGGAGACGTTCCTGATGGGAGCTGTCACTCCAGCCTCTCtctttttgaaagaaaacacGGCAGCATGAAGGGAGTGTGCGGCCTCAGCGGCACCTCGGGCCTGTGTGGGGCCTGTGTGCCAGATGTGCCTCGACTTGCTCTGCTCCCCTCCATGAAAGTTTGCATTCCCTCTTTCATTAGAGATTTAAACACTggatttcctctctgcttcgCGGCTAAAATGTGACGGTGTATACACAGTGTGCTGGCAACCTGAGAGGAATCTTCTCATCCGAGTTTAACCGTCAGATCGTCTGTCCCTTTGTGATGTCGGGCCGCTCCCTGCTCACTGTATTTATTGCACGACGACGCCGCAGACTGTAACAACACACTGTGTCTATAGCGTCACTGGTCAGCTCACAGGAACAGCCTGGTCCTGTATTTCTGTGAAATTTAATTTTCGCACATTTTCCTAAAAATAAGCACCCACACAGTATCATTCTAATAAGGTGACGAACTCCTGACAAAGCTGCATGTAGATAACACACAGTGTGAGGCAACAAATCTGAGATCTGTAAACATCCGTGTCTAATCCTCCACACACAGCCTTTACCGCAGCATGTGAAATTCCATTCTTCCCTGCAGAAAGAGAAATCTCAGTGCAATCCCAAGCTCGGGAAGATGGATGCCAGCCCAACAGTGCACCTACTTGTCTCCTGTATAAAAGTAACATGTTTGCTGACCAAGCGTTACTGCCGATTGCCATGGTAACAGACCACAGTCAATAGAAagctcatcagcacacacaTTACTGGGAGTGTGTCTGACAGAGATTCGCAGCTCTGTTTGAATAAGGCCTTGCATTTGatcataataaaaacacagtcatgTGCTACATGTGGGAGAGCGTGGCTGCAGTCCTAAAAGGAATTCTATTATATTACCTCTGTAATTTTCCACTGCAGGTGATTGCCATAGTTACAGACTCCCTGACAGACCTGGATATCTTTAAGGATCTTCAGGAGGCATGCTCCCACCGCAGAGTCCCTGTCTACATCCTGCTGGACCAATCATGTGCTCCCGCTTTCCTTAAGATGTGCAGAAATGTCAGCGTTGCCCTGGATGACCTTCGGGTATGTGGCTGGTTCAGTACAGCTGGGTGTGGCTCTGTGTGCACAATGGCAACTTCAGATGGCATCAAATAAAAAATGCGTCCTTTTAAGATTTGATTGTGACTTTGATTCTGTACTTATCTGTCGCTCATgttctttctgtcctttttaaaaatctgtacAGGAAATGAGAGTGCGAACCATAACAGGTACAACTTATTACATGAGATCAGGAGCCAGGATTACTGGGAAAGTTCATGAGAGGTTCATGTTGATTGATGGAAACAAGGTGGCCACGGGTTCCTACAGGTAACAGCCTGCTAAACATTTTCCCTATAGTCAAATGTTGTAGCTGGATATTATGCAGTGTGGAAATTGATTGAAAGTAATACAttttcttgttgtgttttggtgaCAGTAGCGGCTGTGTCAGTCATGCATGTTGTTAAATCTCATTCCTGTGCAGGTTCAACTGGACTGATGGCAAACTGAACAGCAGCAACCTGATCGAGCTCTCTGGTCAGATAACAGAGAAATTTGATGAGGAGTTCCGCATCCTCTACGCCCAGTCTCAACCTATAAACACTCGCGGCCCTCCCAGTGTCCGAAACAGCGGCATCCATGAAACTCTCCTCCTCAAACACATGGTCGCCTCCTCCCCTCACCTGGCCAGAGAGAGGCCGGTGTCTCTGACCAGCACCCCGGCCCGCAAGCCCCGAACCGTAGCTGTCGAGCCCCCATGTGAACCCTCAGCTCCAGATTGCTGTGAAACCGACCCGGTGCCCGAGTCCAccatagaggaggaggaggaggtcctgGCTGGTAGCACCACTCGCTGTCTCCCTGCAGACCAGCCAGCAGAGAAAGAGCCGGTGACCCCCAGCACCGTCTTCTGCCACGCCTTCACTCAGACCGGCAGGTCCATAAAGGACAGCGACACCCAGACTGACCTGCAGCTCTCGCatcacccccaccccaccataCCAACAAGCACAGGGCCAACCGGGGCCACCTGTCCCTCATTTATGTCTCCAAGGCAGATCTTGCCCACCCAGGGAGCTCCTGACGGCACCTTAAAGGACTGCTTCCGCAAGCTGACCAAAGAGCGCCAGAACCACTACTCCACCATCCGCTCCAAGCTGGAGCACATGGTGACTTCCCTGTCCCAGAGGCGAGAGCTAGCGGACGTCACCAACATGACTCAGGGGCCTGGTGCTGACAGCAGGCAGAGGGAACCAAGCCCCAGACTGCTTGTTGAAAATGTGGGCATGGGCACATGGCCAAGAGCCAGATGTGTACGCTAGTTTGTCTTCAGGCGTTTGGGTGATGGAGGGTAGTGGGGGATAAGCTGTGGCAAGGTTTCATGTGGATCCTCTGTTCCAAATAAACAGTTTTGGCTTATGCAGAAGAATTCCAGCTTTCTTctatttgtcttcttttctgcaGTGCCCACTTTTGTACTGCCTTTCATGCTGTGTGCTGTCCCTGTCAGAGcttttttatatttgtgtaaCGCAGATTcataaatgacagtaaaatcTTGCAGGGATTCTTATGTTAACCAAAGACATAGTGCAATAATCATTTATTGACCATGTAAATTTAATGACTGTGATTTGCTGAGGTGGTTAAGACTGGATACTATCTGCTGTAGAATGAGTGAAAATGCATTGAAGTGCTGTTCTGGTTATTTAATCACATTTGGCTGCTGTAACTGTGTCTGAGCAACATTCCAGAGAGCAGCTGGCTCTCACTGTGCTTTGCTAATAAACAAAATAGTATTTTGCTAGATGAGTGCTCATTTTTTTGTCGTCTCTAACACTTCCTACTTGTCCACCCTATGTGTTCACTTCTTGCTCCATTGTACTTGAAATTGCAATCAAATCCAAGGGAAGATTATCTTCGAAAACATTTGTTCAGAAGTTCCTGGACACGCGAGGAAGCAAACCACACCAAAGTGACTTCACAAAGAGAATAAGCACCTGCTCCTTCACTGCAGTGCCTTCATGCAATTAGTTGAGAGACAGCATCTGTGATACTGGCACCTCTGCTGATTACGTAGCCAGTCACAGTTGCCGTCCAGGGTGGAtttggagaggaaacacagattaCAAGCATAGATTAGGCTGAATGCTCCTTTACACAGGTTGGACTTTACTACTGCTGATTCCTTGCTGGTATGTTTCATAGTAATTTTCCACACAGATACTTGTCAATATCTTTCCTGGAAAAGGGGATTTCAGATGGCTACGCAGCcgcaaaaagaaaacaaaaacaaacaaacaaacagctcattttTATGCTGCAGTCAAGCAGAGGGCATTCGTGCTCCACATTAGCAACAATCTACTTAAAGTTTCTCTGAGTGTCCACATACATTGAGGCTTCGCATGTGCTCTGTGTGCCGGCGAGCCCAGCACAAAGACGGCTGCAGCCTTCATATCGTACTTCAGCACAAAGGTCCCCGTGAAAGATAAATCATGTCACATCAGTGTCTTGAATCTGGTGAGAAGTTTGCTCAGAAAGCCCTGAGTTATTAATGTATTCCTGTCTCTGAGCTCTATGTGGCTAATGTTTAACTGTATTGAGGAGATGAGGTCTAACTATCTGATATCAAGCCGTATGGACAGCTACTTCAGGCTGTGCTTCACTGACGTTGAGAACGTTCCTGTCCTGCAGTCCAGTATTTTCAAATGTGCGAATCAAACTTTTTAAAGCAAAGTTTCTGTTGCACAATGATTTTTAACCAAAGGCCTGACGACAAAAAGAGTTGCATTATAAACATACTCGCCTTTACAACAGCCCACATTTCACAATACATTACAGAGTACTTCCTCAAACATCATAACATGTGTACAGTATCTTTAATGTCGATACTACATGGAATATGATTCATATTTTGTAAACATTTAACAAACCTTTATTGCTATGTTGTATAGTAGCGCTTGTACTTATTGCAAGTGCACTTCACAAAGGGAAGTCAGTCATTGTTTTTATGATGGTTTATTAGTAACTTATTGCAGTGGTGAAGAGAAACTGTATATTCACTCAATTATTGTGGTGAGTATGTTCACTTCATGGTCATTTTTACTTCTTATTGTCTTTTTTACTCaactacatttatttcacagctctagtaatatataaatatataaacagaTTATCTTATCATGGATATAAGGGCAGCAACTAATGAGTTTGCCTATCACCCATTAATGTGgtaatcattttttaaatgcattgatcttagttaaaaaaaagtacTATAACAATTTCCCAGTGTCAAAAAATGAtattttcaaatgtcttgtcAGATCAACTGTCCAAAATCCAGAGGTGTGAtacagagatacagagaaaaaacaatcaATTATTATAATAGTTactattcatttttttccaatcGAGTAATCATCTCACTTTTAATATGAATATCATGTATCACTTCACAAAAACCAGCcaaatgcacatttaaaataaaaacagaatattgaTAGGATCCATTCttgctcctcacacacacacacacacacacacacacacacacacacacacacacacacacacacacacacacaccacattcaGCTATGTACTTTTACTAAAGAAGCAtactgagtacttcttccaccactgattcaTGTATTAAATAACTGACCTGCTTGTTCCTCTTAAGGTCCACAGATATGGACGTATATATATCCAAtatgaatgaattaaatgacTGGTTCATTGTAGCTTCAGTCATACTGGTATCGTCTGATATTGTGTTGATAAAGTTGATCTTACCTTTGGCCTGTTTTACAGTGAAACGTGCTAAAAGGTCATAATAAAGCGTGATTATAAACACTAAATATTGcatgactttaaaaacaaacatgagagtgataAATGTTTATCATCTAAAAGATGCCACATTATGACCATCCACAACTAAAACAGCCCACAATTCAATTTATTACATGGCAATAAGGTAAGGAGAGCAGGCCCTTCAGCGGCTCCTCCTGTGGCGCGTGCATCTCCTACCAGGCAAACACATCAAAAGCCTCTGCATTCATTATGTAAAATGGTGCAGCTGAAGGGAATTGATCTACAAGTAAATACAATGGTGATAATATGTGAGAGAATGGCATTTGATTTTAATTGGCTGCTGCAAAGCAACCACTGGCTGTAATCAAGGAAGCAGTGGGGGATCCACAACACAACAGTCTGTACCTATTAGGCTCGGCTCACTGGTAGACAGAGAAGCTTGCATATCCCACTTCACACGTGACAATTAAAGAACTTTATCCATGATTTACTTCTTAGTTGATTTTTTAGCTGGGTAGAAAATGCCCATTTGTGTTCATTTACCGGGATCCTGCTTGCAGCGAGCATTAGCTGTGACACTAGCAGGGttcagccagcagagagagctCTGTCCTCAGCTAAAACATGCTCACTTTTCTCAGCCTGTCCTGCTTCAGTCCCCGAGTGGAAATGTGCTGGAACTCAGGAAATACCAGCGGCATGTCTCGGAATAAAACAGCAtctttacagtgtttttcaccatAAAGACTTTGCAGAATTTAAACCAAGTTTTAGACGTGTTTGTTACTTATTAATTCTGATGGTGGTCTTACACTGTAAATTATGAATTGTTCATTCTCAAGTTTTGGGTGGACATACTCTACTGCCTGATGTCCTCTTCAGGTCGCTTATGATCCCTGGAGAATTGTTATGGTGGAACATCTCCCGCTGCATGCTGGGTAAAATCCTTGTGGATGTCAGCATGTTTGATAGGAGGTGTATTATTATATCCAGCCAAGTATTGTGTTAAGGCCTAATCCAGTTAGTCAGCGTGTGTATGTTATTATGCATAATGACAAATCACACCCATCCAGATGTGAAATAACCAAGGAAAACAAGAGCGATCATTTGTTTTTGGAGGTTAGAATACATTATACATCATGTGTACATTACACATGGAGGTTTGGATGTGCCttatgtgtttatttctctgttgtttttagtgtaTGGATCGTAGATTTGAAGGCCAGGCATtgtgtgtcatgtgactgcagtaTTTTTCACTAACAACCCCTTTGTCCCCACCTCACAGCCCCTCACAGTCCCACAGGACGGAATAGATCAGgatgatgcagacagacagcactcGTCATATAATTGATTATTGGATTTATATTCATCACCGTGTACGTTTACGTGTGCTCGCTCTGTGCCTGGGCGTGAAAGGAGCCCGACTTCTGTCTGTGACACAGCGTATTTGTTATGGCATCAGATTATCatacaaactgaacaaacagtCAGAGCAGTGGGTTTTGTGTCAAATGTTCTGACTTTGGCTCTGGCTCCTGGAAATAACAAACATCAGGTTTGGCTTATGACACCGACTGACAGAGTCAAACGGCTCTCCTGGTGCTGAGCATAAACCTTTTAATTACTGCAAACATGGTTGATGAGTTTGAAGCTTGATTACTTGGCCTTCATTAGTCAGATTGTGAGCTATAGTGACTCCCAGAGGCGCAATTTGGCATCTCTAAACATTGCCAGCCTCTGTGTTTAGCAATTACATTTACGCTACAGTACACCCAAACAGGTGTGTGCAGCCCCGTccacgcacacaaacaggctcAAGTACACTTTTTATTATCAGCTCGAACAAGCGGAGCTGGACGTAGGAATGTCAGTCTGTTCTTTAATTCAGAGAAAGAATCTGacgaaaaagaaaacactgataaaaTGTGCTGGGTGTGCTCGGTCCTGCTTTGTCGAACTCTGCCTGTCACAATGGTTTCATGTTTGCTGTGCCATCTTGGCTGTGTTTTCCATGAGGGCGGCCGGCGGTTGTCACTCCGCCGAGGAGGGAGCGTTCTGCCTCAGGCCACGACACACTGATAATGAATGTTCAGCTCATTGGAAAAATAAAGTGTGTCTGTATTATGTGGTCAGGATCTGGCCGTTGTTTGGGTGTGTGAGTCAGACACAGTGACATGCGCGGATGCTCAGTTTGCACAACAGTCactcacttcctgctttgtAATGCTGATGCCAGGCCGCAGTTAGGCTAATGCAGGTGGGAGGTATTGTTGATAGGCTCTTTGTGCTAAACTGCGTGTTGAGCTTTAACACGCTGTCCGGCAGCAGCCTTGCCGCTATTTTTAGACGGGTACAGCTGCTCCTTAGCACCCACCCTTAAACCAGCCATTCACCAGAGATTTATGGCGCATGAGAAACAGCTGTAGTGTCTTGCCACTTGCTGGTCCAAGGACAGCAAGCCGAGGTCTATTCagacttctctctgttttgcttacttattttgtttttctttattttgtttagtATTAAATGCAGTTATCAGCGGGTGGGATGCCTCACGCTGTTGAATGTTGAAACCACAAGTCTGGAGCGTCCGGTGCTGCAGCGATGAGTCAGGCTCTGGTCACAACGCCACCTGGGTCCAACACAAGTTCAACACTTGTGGTGAGCTGCTCCCCCACAACACCATGTGTCCCAGCATGTTAGCTCAGCATACTGTCTTACATCTGAAGAATAACAATATAGTTTGTTCCTGATGACTCTGCTCACAACAGACTCCCaggactttgtgttttgtgcaaaAAACCCCCACAGATTTGTCCTTTTGTTCAGCTTCTGCTTCTCTGTTCCCCTGATACAGTATCTACAGTCCAGCTCACCACAGCCTCAGTCTGACCAGGACTGTCACATGATTATAGTCGTGTAAACTGGCAGGAAACTGCCATGGAGCTCCAGTAGACACAGACATTGGCCTGCTGGTGGCTGCCTTTATGTGAGagtgagttgtgtgtgtgtgtgtgtgtgtgtgtgtgtgttttgttgggGATGGGCACTAAATACACAGCCCCCTCAGCTACACTATAGCAGCTAAGCTTAAGTTTAGCTTATCACTGTCAGTTTGTTGTCTCCATTATTCAAAAGGACACCTTATCAGCCGAGGCGACTCGTATTAGCCTTCTCCACTGTGTGCTCCACACAATGATGTTCTACGCTGTTCCACATTAACTCTGGTGTCTATTTCAGCAGCTCTCTATCCATTTATTGATGCATGTCTTCCATTGATCCCGGCATTGATTTGCCATGCAATCCATTacccatctgtctgtttcagcgGGCTTTTAAATGATTCGTCAGATTGAGCTATTAAGGGGAGTAGTGGTGTAGTCCAAGGGTTGGTGATACATTCAGAGAGAGgggggtctctctctctctctctctctctctgtgtgtgtgtgtgtgtgtgtgtgtgtgtgtgtgtgtgtgtgtgtttgggggttGAGTACAGGTAATGGCAGGCATTTAGTATTCTGGACAGTGTTATGATATGTAAACAATTTTAGTGTCACCAGCCTCATAAACATGATTATAGATGATTGTAGAGTAAGATCATGACAATTTTAGGTGGAACCCAAAACATCTGCAGGGTTGGTTCTGAACCTCAACACTTTTTAAGCACTGACCAAACTGTGTCTGTAGAGTGTCAAAACCTGTTAAGAACCAATTGGTTAAGTTAATTTAATTAACTGAAATCGGCCAATTCATGCTCTTGTTTTCTTTACCTATATATGTTCTGTTAACTAACAAAACTATAATAAACCAActataataaatataaaactgATATGTACTGAAAACCAGCATCAAATATTGAGTCCGATTCATAAACAGTCATAGAAAATTCATCAAAGttcttgtttctctgtttgtgctTGTACAACATTCAGTGGTTGTGACCTTTGGCTTCTTCTGTTGAATACAAAAAGGGTTCTTTGAAAATCAGGTTTCCATTTGTCAAAGtaagatattaaaaaaataaataaataaaaaattctgGTATCATATCAGCGCACTTGCAAACGTCATCCAGCCTCAGTTAGGACGTAAAggtgatttctttgtttcagtttaaatatgaaatattatttttcactttgttgCTGCGAGTGTCATGAGAAGATTAAGAAGACTGCTCTCTTGTCAGTCTGATGagtgtgaagctacagccagggGACATTTAGCTTAGATTAGCATAAAGATGCTAAGGGGAACAAACAGCTGGCCTCAGAGGGCTGCCTGCACTTCTAAAGCTCATGAATTAACATGCtgcttgttgtttgtttaatccacacacTCAACTATGAAAACAAAGGTTTGGAGTTGTACAGAGAGCTACATGCTGAAACTATTTCATTATTCCTTTTTCCAGAACGACCCGCCCAGAGTCCTTCTCATTGGCTAGTGTTTGCAGCTTGGTTAGGGCTCTGGTTAGAGGGTTAGTTCGAGGTTAGAGTTGGAATAAGATGTCAGaatcagagccaatcagaggcagcgCAGGGGCGGCTCTTAGTGGAGTACGggtgagagaaaaataacagGGAATCAGAATAATGGGCCTTGGAACAATGGCTGGGCGGCACATATCTGGGCTGAGTCAAGGAATAGGCTCGTtgtctcctggctccagcttcacagtGAATGGACAGATGTGACATCTTCTCATCGAAGTCTCGGCAAGAAAGCGAGCTAGTGTATGTCCAAAATGTCTGACTTCTCCTTtagtttaaatgtttaaattctGCCGGCCTGAAGATCATGAAAATCTTTCAGAAGTGAACTGGATGGACGTAATAATGTTTGGTCATTAAGCTAAAAAAACTGTTTCTTAGTTCctgaaaagttgacattttggaggTTTTCACCTGACAACGATATTTAGGAAAAACACATCCTTCACACAGAACTCTCCCTTAAAGTTCTGGAGCTGTATTTGacagagacttttttttttttttttttttttttttttgaaacagagagaagtgtgctgagtttttttttttttttttttttttttgatgttttatactTTTTGAATTACGGTCTGGGTTTTTCAGGGTAACACTTTAATCTTCCTGTAAGAGCACACTTtgaggaaacaaaggaaatgcCACCAGCCAAACATGGATGTGGGGGTTTCCAGATTGAGATGCAAGATGGATTCATATATATTCATGAATTCAGTCAGAAAAGTCAAACGGAAGCAGTATGATAATCTTGCAGTAATTGCATTTTTCCCTCCAACTGTTTTTGGCAGAGCTGAGAGTCACATCCTGAGACATGCGACAGGGAATGCAGTCTGGAGGAGTGTCAGCGGTGAACGGTGGATACACTCTGATCCTGTAGCTAAGGCCAGTCGATCCACAGCGGGGTCAAGTGGTGGTTATGCCAAATCCCCTGGATTCATGGGTAATGGGATGACTATCATTAGTCCTCGGATGGTCAATTATATGTTTAATTAAGCAAGACAGACATCAGATAATTGAACTATTGAGTGGTCTCTCCGAGTCACATCTGTCTTCTGGTTCCGACAGCACGGCTGAAGTCATATCAGATTTGTTTGCAGGCACGAGATCCTGATGAGAGTGGAAATAAAATCCAGCCCTTTCATTTGATGTCCTGACCTCTGGCTGAAGAACTTTTCAGTCTAATTTTTGGACTGTGCACTCTTTCTCTTCCAGGCCTCAGGAAATGCCATTAtaagtgcagaaaaaaaaggaatatcCAAAGGACCATATTTCAAACTATCAAGCTTTTTTCATACTTGTCAGTCTGCTGGATACATG includes the following:
- the fam83d gene encoding protein FAM83D codes for the protein MALSQLLDESPLRLGSKHTGADDLNLQELYNERHRLALEELLSGGLDNFLDFLKKETMPNFLSDEEIQRIRSAAVPLRCVSLHGEDQALEQSLSSSVDCSSVTYFPEVSDVEPPLLEMGWPAFTAGSYRGVTRAVAHFQPSYGECIYSCKEAARRMIKSAREVIAIVTDSLTDLDIFKDLQEACSHRRVPVYILLDQSCAPAFLKMCRNVSVALDDLREMRVRTITGTTYYMRSGARITGKVHERFMLIDGNKVATGSYRFNWTDGKLNSSNLIELSGQITEKFDEEFRILYAQSQPINTRGPPSVRNSGIHETLLLKHMVASSPHLARERPVSLTSTPARKPRTVAVEPPCEPSAPDCCETDPVPESTIEEEEEVLAGSTTRCLPADQPAEKEPVTPSTVFCHAFTQTGRSIKDSDTQTDLQLSHHPHPTIPTSTGPTGATCPSFMSPRQILPTQGAPDGTLKDCFRKLTKERQNHYSTIRSKLEHMVTSLSQRRELADVTNMTQGPGADSRQREPSPRLLVENVGMGTWPRARCVR